From a region of the Methanoculleus receptaculi genome:
- the mfnA gene encoding tyrosine decarboxylase MfnA has translation MRDVGCPEEELFSFLSSKRQDDLGYRSILSSMCTPPHPVAVRAHMIFIETNLGDPGLFPGTSALEDLLVERLGTLMHRPDAGGYATSGGTESNIQALRIAKKLKPVNSPNVVMPASGHFSFTKACDMLGVEARTVPLDPEFRMNVEMAEDLIDANTVALVGVVGTTEYGMIDPIARLSEIALDRDIFLHVDAAFGGMVAPFLDRPIPFDFRLPGVSSISVDPHKMGMSTIPAGCLLVRDPDWFSRLSVDTPYLTVKREFTLAGTRPGAPVAAAVAVLEYMGRDGMKAVVSGCMENCRRLIEGMETLGCPRAVTPDVNVATFRCERAPPGWRVSMTRQGHMRIVCMPHVTRDVVEEFLADMCDMNA, from the coding sequence ATGCGTGATGTTGGGTGCCCGGAGGAGGAACTATTCTCCTTTCTCTCATCAAAGCGGCAGGATGACCTTGGCTACCGGAGTATCCTGAGCTCGATGTGCACACCGCCCCACCCTGTTGCGGTGCGGGCGCACATGATCTTCATCGAGACGAACCTGGGCGACCCCGGCCTCTTCCCCGGGACATCCGCGCTTGAGGATCTTCTCGTCGAGCGGCTCGGAACTCTGATGCACCGCCCGGATGCCGGGGGATACGCTACGAGCGGCGGGACGGAGTCGAACATCCAGGCACTCCGGATAGCAAAGAAACTCAAACCGGTGAACTCCCCCAACGTCGTGATGCCGGCATCGGGCCACTTCTCGTTTACAAAGGCCTGCGACATGCTCGGAGTTGAGGCACGGACGGTGCCGCTCGACCCTGAGTTCCGGATGAACGTCGAGATGGCCGAAGACCTGATCGACGCAAACACCGTTGCCCTCGTCGGTGTCGTAGGGACGACCGAATACGGCATGATCGACCCCATCGCCCGCCTCTCGGAGATCGCCCTTGACCGGGACATCTTCCTCCACGTCGATGCGGCGTTTGGCGGGATGGTCGCCCCGTTCCTGGACCGGCCGATCCCGTTTGACTTTCGGCTCCCCGGCGTCTCCTCGATATCCGTCGACCCCCACAAGATGGGGATGAGCACCATCCCGGCAGGCTGTCTCCTGGTTCGCGACCCGGACTGGTTCTCGCGCCTCAGCGTGGATACCCCCTACCTCACGGTGAAGCGGGAGTTCACCCTTGCCGGCACCCGGCCTGGCGCTCCTGTGGCCGCGGCGGTCGCCGTCCTTGAGTACATGGGGAGGGACGGGATGAAGGCCGTGGTCTCGGGGTGCATGGAGAACTGCCGGCGCCTGATCGAGGGGATGGAGACGCTCGGCTGCCCCCGGGCCGTGACCCCGGACGTCAACGTCGCGACTTTCCGCTGCGAGCGTGCACCACCCGGCTGGCGGGTCTCAATGACCCGGCAGGGCCACATGAGGATAGTCTGCATGCCCCACGTCACACGCGACGTTGTCGAAGAGTTTCTGGCAGATATGTGTGATATGAATGCTTGA
- the ppsA gene encoding phosphoenolpyruvate synthase: MKEMPNVLWLEEIKKEDIISVGGKGASLGEMAAIGLPVPRAFVVTAQAFRRFLVETGIEDEIFRRLERLDVDDTAALESVSREVQDIVLNAAMPDYIRQEIAGAYARMDGGETVVAVRSSATAEDLPDASFAGQQETFLNIVGEEALLDAVQRCWVSLYGARAIYYRAKQGFDDRSVNIAVVVQELIRSEKAGVMFTSHPVTGEPLTIIEASWGLGEAVVSGSVSPDNYVFDLRTERVVDRLIAEKDIMIVPDGQHGTKTIKTPAEKRLAPVLSDEEVARLAMLGKIAEDHYGVPQDIEWAIVGDEIYILQSRPITTIKQPGVRRTTETGKKSGSLGAVILQGQGASPGVASGQVVIVHDVKDTSAVKEGDILVTTMTNPDMVPAMRRVNAIITDEGGMTCHAAIVSRELGTPAIVGTKKATKTLKNGQMVTVDGEKGLVYEGAVEPPAVSRAAPATAAAAPIITGTLVKVNVSLPEAAARAAATGADGVGLLRIEHLILGLGKTPSWYIEHGAEEEFITELYTGIKTVLDAFPGKPVWVRTLDAPTDEFRNMEGGEEEPIEHNPMLGWRGIRRDLESPDQFGLQVEAFKRLWAAGYDNLGVMFPMVNHPDEFTRARAIMKDLGVDVDNVTLGIMIEIPSSVVLIEDFIRAGIRFASFGTNDLIQYTLAIDRNNEHVAEMYQPEHPAVLRLIDYAISACRRHGVECSICGQAGSDPRMVTWLVEHGISSVSANIDAVRRIREAVARKEKQILLEAARRNA, encoded by the coding sequence ATGAAGGAAATGCCCAACGTTCTGTGGCTTGAAGAGATCAAAAAGGAAGACATAATCTCCGTGGGGGGGAAAGGGGCTTCACTGGGTGAGATGGCAGCCATCGGTCTGCCGGTGCCCCGGGCTTTTGTGGTGACCGCTCAGGCGTTCCGCAGGTTTCTTGTGGAGACCGGGATCGAGGACGAGATCTTTCGCAGGCTGGAGCGTCTGGACGTCGATGACACCGCTGCGCTGGAATCTGTATCGCGAGAGGTGCAGGATATCGTCCTGAACGCCGCGATGCCCGACTACATCCGCCAGGAGATTGCTGGCGCCTACGCCAGGATGGACGGGGGGGAGACGGTCGTCGCCGTCCGGTCGAGCGCCACCGCCGAGGACCTCCCGGACGCCAGTTTTGCCGGCCAGCAGGAGACCTTCCTGAACATCGTCGGTGAGGAAGCACTCCTTGACGCCGTCCAGCGGTGCTGGGTGTCGCTTTATGGCGCGCGTGCCATTTACTACCGCGCAAAACAGGGATTCGACGATCGCAGCGTGAACATCGCCGTCGTTGTCCAGGAACTCATCCGGTCAGAGAAGGCCGGGGTCATGTTCACCTCCCACCCGGTCACCGGGGAGCCCCTGACTATCATCGAGGCCTCGTGGGGGCTTGGCGAGGCCGTCGTCTCCGGCAGCGTCTCTCCCGACAACTACGTCTTTGACCTTCGCACGGAGCGTGTGGTCGACCGCCTGATCGCAGAGAAGGATATCATGATCGTGCCTGACGGCCAGCACGGCACAAAGACCATCAAGACGCCGGCCGAGAAACGGCTCGCCCCCGTCCTCTCTGACGAGGAGGTGGCACGGCTTGCGATGCTCGGCAAGATCGCCGAAGACCACTACGGTGTCCCGCAGGATATCGAGTGGGCGATCGTCGGCGATGAGATCTACATCCTCCAGTCACGGCCGATAACAACGATCAAGCAGCCGGGGGTAAGACGCACCACCGAAACAGGGAAGAAGAGCGGCTCTCTCGGCGCCGTGATCCTGCAGGGCCAGGGCGCCTCACCGGGGGTCGCGAGCGGCCAGGTAGTGATAGTGCATGACGTCAAGGACACCAGCGCCGTCAAAGAGGGTGACATCCTTGTCACCACCATGACCAACCCCGACATGGTGCCCGCGATGCGGCGTGTCAACGCCATCATCACGGACGAGGGTGGCATGACCTGTCACGCGGCGATTGTGAGCCGGGAACTCGGAACCCCGGCGATTGTGGGGACGAAGAAGGCAACAAAGACCCTGAAGAACGGACAGATGGTCACCGTCGACGGCGAGAAGGGTCTGGTCTACGAGGGAGCGGTAGAGCCGCCGGCAGTATCCAGGGCCGCACCGGCGACGGCCGCAGCAGCCCCCATCATCACCGGCACCCTGGTGAAGGTGAACGTCTCCCTGCCGGAGGCCGCAGCGCGTGCAGCTGCCACGGGTGCGGACGGTGTAGGTCTCCTCCGTATAGAGCACCTCATCCTGGGGCTTGGCAAGACACCCTCCTGGTACATCGAACACGGTGCCGAGGAAGAGTTTATCACTGAACTCTACACCGGCATCAAGACCGTTCTCGACGCGTTCCCCGGAAAACCCGTCTGGGTCAGGACGCTTGATGCCCCGACCGACGAGTTCAGGAACATGGAGGGCGGCGAGGAGGAACCCATCGAGCACAATCCGATGCTTGGCTGGCGCGGCATCCGCCGCGACCTGGAGTCCCCCGACCAGTTCGGTCTCCAGGTGGAGGCCTTCAAGCGCCTCTGGGCCGCCGGGTATGACAACCTTGGCGTGATGTTTCCGATGGTAAACCACCCCGACGAGTTCACCCGCGCCAGGGCGATTATGAAGGACCTGGGGGTCGATGTGGACAACGTCACACTCGGAATAATGATCGAGATCCCGAGCAGCGTTGTCCTCATCGAGGACTTCATCAGGGCCGGGATCAGGTTCGCCTCGTTCGGGACGAATGACCTCATACAATACACCCTGGCCATCGACCGGAACAACGAGCACGTCGCTGAGATGTACCAGCCGGAACACCCCGCTGTCCTCCGGCTGATCGACTACGCCATCAGCGCCTGCCGCAGGCACGGGGTCGAGTGCTCCATCTGCGGTCAGGCAGGTTCAGACCCCCGTATGGTCACCTGGCTTGTCGAGCACGGAATATCAAGCGTCTCGGCGAACATCGATGCTGTCCGGCGGATCCGTGAGGCCGTTGCGCGTAAAGAGAAACAGATCCTCCTTGAAGCAGCGAGAAGAAATGCGTGA
- the serA gene encoding phosphoglycerate dehydrogenase yields MRYRVLVSDPLAEEGLDTLKEFCDLDIKTGLTEDQLVDIIGDYDALLVRSGTEVTARVIEAGKRLKFIGRAGAGVDNIDTEAATRKGIIVANAPEGNTLAATEHTMAMMLALARNIPQANASVKKGEWKRSKFMGVELNEKVLGIVGFGRIGREVAKRAQAMEMKCIAYDPFISSERAASLGVEMVTLEDLFRRADVITVHTPLIKETHHMINAGAIATMKDGVRLVNCARGGIVDEKALADGIASGKVAGAALDVFESEPPTDSPVIGLEQVIVTPHLGASTVEAQKNVAISIANQCISVLSGGSAKYVVNAPVVPMEQQALIEPYARLAQKMGRLLIQLIEGRLEAIDVTYGGEAANLPNTKFITRMILKGMLDPILQVPVNLVNAEFVAKERGIRLSETTTEEAQGFRNIITITARTDRMTETVSGSVSSPNRARIVSIGGYMTDLTPTGHVVISRHTDKPGVIGKVATILGRTNVNIAGMQVGRHRPGEEALMVLTVDSPVPPEAMEEIKRVDGIHTAKYAEI; encoded by the coding sequence GTGAGATATAGGGTACTGGTCAGCGATCCGCTGGCAGAGGAAGGGCTTGATACCCTGAAAGAGTTTTGTGATCTGGATATCAAAACGGGGCTGACTGAGGATCAACTCGTCGATATCATCGGTGATTACGATGCCCTGCTGGTGCGCTCGGGGACAGAGGTTACGGCACGGGTTATCGAGGCGGGGAAGAGGCTCAAGTTTATCGGTCGCGCCGGTGCCGGGGTGGACAATATTGATACCGAGGCGGCGACCCGGAAGGGTATCATAGTCGCGAACGCTCCTGAAGGAAACACCCTGGCGGCCACCGAGCACACGATGGCGATGATGCTTGCTCTCGCGCGGAATATACCGCAGGCGAACGCTTCGGTTAAGAAGGGCGAGTGGAAGCGCTCGAAGTTCATGGGCGTCGAACTGAACGAGAAGGTCCTGGGTATCGTGGGGTTCGGGCGCATAGGCCGTGAGGTGGCGAAACGTGCGCAGGCGATGGAGATGAAGTGCATCGCTTACGATCCTTTCATCAGCAGCGAGCGGGCTGCAAGCCTTGGTGTGGAGATGGTGACGCTGGAGGACCTCTTCAGGAGAGCGGACGTCATCACCGTACATACCCCGCTTATAAAGGAGACGCACCACATGATCAACGCCGGGGCGATCGCGACGATGAAGGACGGTGTCCGGCTGGTCAACTGCGCCCGCGGCGGTATCGTCGATGAGAAGGCTCTCGCGGACGGGATTGCAAGCGGAAAGGTTGCCGGTGCTGCGCTGGACGTCTTCGAGAGCGAGCCGCCGACGGATTCGCCGGTGATCGGTCTTGAGCAGGTGATCGTCACGCCGCATCTAGGGGCAAGCACGGTCGAGGCGCAGAAGAACGTCGCCATCTCGATCGCAAACCAGTGTATCAGCGTCCTCTCGGGCGGCTCTGCGAAGTACGTGGTGAACGCTCCGGTTGTGCCGATGGAGCAGCAGGCGCTGATAGAGCCCTACGCGAGGCTTGCGCAGAAGATGGGCAGGCTTCTCATCCAGCTCATCGAGGGCAGGCTTGAGGCGATCGATGTCACCTACGGCGGCGAGGCTGCAAACCTGCCGAACACGAAGTTCATCACGCGGATGATCCTGAAAGGGATGCTTGACCCGATCCTGCAGGTGCCGGTAAACCTGGTGAACGCGGAGTTTGTGGCGAAGGAGCGGGGTATCCGGTTGAGCGAGACCACCACGGAAGAAGCGCAGGGGTTCAGGAACATCATCACCATAACGGCGAGGACTGACAGGATGACCGAGACGGTTAGCGGGAGCGTCTCGAGCCCGAACCGGGCGCGGATCGTGAGCATCGGGGGCTACATGACCGATCTGACGCCGACGGGGCACGTGGTCATCTCGCGCCACACGGATAAGCCGGGCGTCATCGGGAAGGTCGCGACGATCCTTGGCCGGACGAACGTGAACATCGCCGGGATGCAGGTCGGCCGCCACAGGCCGGGTGAAGAGGCGCTGATGGTTCTGACCGTCGATTCCCCGGTGCCGCCTGAGGCGATGGAGGAGATCAAGCGGGTCGATGGGATCCATACGGCAAAGTACGCGGAGATCTGA
- a CDS encoding ion transporter, which produces MKSRVHLLMAGDPERGGLASRCFDACLMALIVANVIAVILESVEGIFLHYRELFYTFELFSVTVFSIEYILRLWTCTETPDYHGAVLGRVRYAFTPMALVDLVAILPFFLPILIPMDLRFVRAARLLRLFRLLKLGRYSYAFKMLSGAFQRSKETLAVAASVLVVLLIFASSLMYYLEHEAQPEAFSSIPQAMWWTIVTLTTVGYGDVYPVTPAGKLLGSFIAVMGIGMFAIPAGVLATAFIEEIQKKGSKTTREEETTVSPQEETIALLERLDALHDKGVLSDDEFLAQKERILKR; this is translated from the coding sequence TTGAAGTCCCGGGTCCACCTGCTCATGGCAGGCGATCCGGAGAGAGGCGGGCTGGCAAGCAGGTGTTTTGATGCCTGCTTGATGGCGCTGATCGTCGCGAACGTCATCGCGGTGATACTTGAATCGGTTGAAGGCATATTCCTGCATTACCGGGAACTCTTCTACACATTTGAACTCTTTTCTGTGACGGTCTTTTCTATCGAGTACATACTCCGGTTGTGGACGTGCACGGAGACCCCGGATTACCACGGGGCGGTTCTCGGGAGGGTTCGTTATGCGTTCACTCCTATGGCCCTGGTAGACCTAGTGGCGATACTGCCGTTCTTCCTGCCGATTCTGATCCCGATGGACCTGCGGTTCGTGAGGGCTGCCCGCCTCCTGAGGCTGTTCAGACTGCTTAAACTCGGGAGGTATTCTTACGCTTTCAAGATGTTGAGCGGCGCTTTCCAAAGATCAAAGGAAACTCTTGCGGTTGCGGCCAGCGTCCTGGTGGTACTCCTGATCTTCGCATCGAGTCTTATGTATTATCTGGAGCACGAAGCGCAGCCGGAGGCGTTTTCGAGTATTCCTCAGGCGATGTGGTGGACGATTGTGACTTTGACAACCGTAGGCTATGGCGACGTCTACCCGGTCACCCCGGCCGGGAAGTTGCTCGGCTCGTTCATTGCGGTGATGGGGATCGGGATGTTTGCCATACCCGCCGGAGTTCTGGCGACGGCCTTCATAGAGGAGATCCAGAAGAAGGGTTCGAAGACAACCCGGGAAGAAGAGACGACGGTGAGTCCTCAGGAAGAGACGATCGCCCTCCTGGAGAGGCTAGATGCGCTGCACGATAAAGGGGTGCTCTCTGACGATGAGTTCCTGGCCCAGAAGGAGAGGATACTGAAGCGATGA
- a CDS encoding DUF92 domain-containing protein has protein sequence MTKLQGLVLSSVLTLVFIGLAPLLQPPWLLTLFLVLFSLLLSLIRDTRYVSLSIIALAVLYGLGWLSTFVFTCTLGIVVFGEVAFRLTGGEHASYLYHMLAAIVVSIAVMFYLHYTVALVALMGVVAAVLLRAVLGGRDDALMVEALGVAMTMFLFEELKYEVDLSILIAAAVIAFGFGYTSYHLRVADISGLFSGAMIGIILIVFADVRWFLIMLTFFIIGAAATRYRYADKERFGVAQEHGGVRGYFNVFANGLVATGGAILYGITGNPAFAALFMSGVASAAADTAASEIGVTGKTPYLITTFKPVPRGTNGGVTLRGEVAAILASIIVAAVALVMGVADPKLAIVTVIAGFIGTNVDSVVGATLENSGRIGNSGTNLTATFFGGVAGMLLYMLW, from the coding sequence ATGACAAAGCTGCAGGGGCTGGTTCTTTCATCGGTGCTCACCCTGGTCTTCATAGGCCTTGCCCCTCTGCTACAGCCGCCTTGGCTGCTCACGTTATTCCTCGTTTTATTCTCGCTTCTTCTCTCTCTCATCAGGGATACCCGTTATGTATCTCTATCTATAATTGCACTTGCCGTGCTCTATGGGCTTGGCTGGCTCTCGACGTTTGTCTTCACCTGCACGCTTGGCATCGTTGTCTTCGGAGAGGTGGCGTTTCGCCTCACCGGAGGGGAGCATGCCTCGTATCTCTACCACATGCTTGCTGCAATCGTTGTGTCGATTGCGGTGATGTTTTACCTCCACTACACCGTGGCCCTTGTCGCCCTGATGGGGGTGGTTGCTGCGGTCCTCCTCAGGGCGGTTCTCGGCGGGCGGGACGATGCACTGATGGTGGAGGCGCTCGGCGTCGCGATGACCATGTTCCTCTTTGAGGAGCTCAAGTATGAGGTCGACCTGAGCATCCTCATCGCTGCGGCCGTGATAGCCTTCGGGTTCGGATACACCTCCTACCATCTGAGGGTTGCCGACATCAGCGGTCTGTTCTCCGGGGCGATGATCGGGATCATACTGATTGTCTTTGCGGACGTCAGGTGGTTCCTCATCATGCTCACATTCTTCATCATCGGTGCAGCGGCAACTCGTTACCGCTATGCTGACAAGGAACGGTTCGGCGTCGCGCAGGAACACGGTGGGGTGCGCGGTTACTTCAACGTCTTTGCAAACGGTCTTGTGGCAACAGGCGGCGCCATCCTCTACGGTATAACCGGGAATCCGGCGTTTGCGGCACTATTCATGAGTGGTGTTGCCTCGGCCGCTGCCGATACCGCGGCAAGCGAGATAGGCGTCACGGGAAAGACGCCATACCTGATCACCACCTTCAAACCCGTGCCACGGGGTACAAACGGGGGGGTGACACTGCGCGGCGAAGTTGCGGCCATCCTGGCATCGATCATTGTTGCTGCCGTTGCCCTTGTGATGGGCGTTGCTGACCCGAAACTTGCCATTGTGACGGTCATTGCGGGTTTCATCGGAACCAATGTCGACAGCGTGGTTGGGGCAACGCTCGAGAACAGCGGCAGGATCGGCAACTCCGGCACAAACCTGACCGCCACGTTCTTTGGCGGGGTGGCGGGGATGCTTCTATATATGCTGTGGTAA
- a CDS encoding valine--tRNA ligase, translating to MSPSHQLPKNYDIEEVERRWQSTWRDEENYFDPSSPEPRFIIDTPPPYPTGNFHIGNALNWCYIDFIARYKRMRGYNVMFPQGWDCHGLPTEVKVEETHGITKNDVSREKFRELCRDLTLGNIEKMRATMRRLGFSIDWNHEYITMLPDYYRKTQVSFLRMLKAGDIYQSEHPVNFCTRCETAIAFAEVNYASRTTKLNYFDFDGIEIATTRPELLAACVAVAVHPEDERYTGLRGKKLSVPIFGHEVPVIEDPAVDPSFGSGAVMVCTFGDKTDVYWWKEHNLDLRKAINRKGVMTGIAGPYAGMTSEACREAILADMERAGILKRQEEIEQRVGTCWRCKTPIEILSERQWFVRVHHDEILETARKITWIPEHMFTRMENWVNSMEWDWCISRQRIFATPIPVWFCTTCGEMVLPADEELPIDPTVDKPRHPCPNCGGNEFAGEKDVLDTWMDSSISVLHVTGWDGSNKKPPYFPAQIRPQGHDIIRTWTFYTILRAKALVGSHPWEQILINGMVLGEDGFKMSKSRNNIISPETIIEQYGADAFRQWGAAGAATGSDIMFNWNDVVAASRFQTKLWNIFRFVMGHLERGADPAAPVTELSDRWLLVRLSGTVAEVTAAMEGYQFDRALRAIREFTWNSLADDYIEIVKGRLYGDGEEGRASACSALRTTMDVLFRLLAPIIPHFSEECYHALTGRSVHKETWPEFEYTDEDAQRKGDLLMKTVAELRRYKHDRGMALNAPLGHVTVYAPEHLDDVGDAGRALVADLEWVTGTPQLEEAVSGVEFNMAVIGPTLRGRARGFMEAVKALPPGALKNPPATVMVDGEEVAVPPEAFTPKIAYRVAGEDVEVLTLGDLVVTIGQKP from the coding sequence ATGTCGCCGTCACATCAACTACCCAAAAACTACGATATCGAAGAGGTGGAGAGGCGCTGGCAGTCAACCTGGCGGGATGAAGAGAACTATTTCGACCCCTCCTCGCCAGAACCCAGGTTTATCATCGACACTCCACCGCCATACCCAACCGGCAACTTCCATATCGGCAACGCATTAAACTGGTGTTATATTGACTTCATCGCGCGCTACAAACGCATGCGCGGCTACAACGTAATGTTCCCGCAGGGGTGGGACTGCCACGGCCTGCCCACCGAGGTGAAGGTCGAAGAGACGCACGGGATCACCAAAAACGACGTATCCCGTGAGAAGTTCCGGGAGTTGTGCCGCGACCTCACACTCGGGAACATAGAGAAGATGCGGGCAACCATGCGGCGTCTCGGGTTCTCCATCGACTGGAACCACGAGTACATCACCATGCTCCCGGATTATTACAGAAAGACCCAGGTGTCATTCCTGCGGATGCTTAAAGCCGGCGACATCTACCAGAGCGAGCATCCAGTTAACTTCTGCACCCGCTGCGAGACGGCCATCGCGTTCGCCGAGGTAAACTATGCATCCCGCACCACCAAACTCAACTACTTTGACTTCGACGGCATCGAGATAGCCACCACCCGACCGGAACTGCTCGCGGCCTGCGTTGCGGTGGCCGTCCATCCAGAAGACGAACGCTACACCGGGCTGCGGGGAAAGAAACTCAGCGTCCCGATCTTCGGCCACGAAGTCCCGGTGATCGAGGATCCCGCCGTCGATCCCTCATTTGGCAGCGGAGCGGTGATGGTGTGCACATTCGGCGATAAGACCGACGTCTACTGGTGGAAAGAGCATAACCTCGACCTGCGTAAAGCAATCAACCGGAAGGGGGTCATGACCGGGATCGCAGGGCCGTATGCAGGCATGACATCGGAGGCCTGCAGGGAGGCGATCCTTGCCGATATGGAGAGAGCCGGGATCCTGAAACGGCAGGAAGAGATCGAGCAGCGTGTCGGGACGTGCTGGCGCTGCAAGACCCCGATCGAGATCCTCTCGGAACGGCAGTGGTTTGTCCGCGTCCATCATGACGAGATCCTTGAAACGGCGCGGAAGATAACCTGGATCCCGGAACACATGTTCACGCGGATGGAGAACTGGGTAAACTCCATGGAGTGGGACTGGTGCATCTCCCGTCAGCGGATATTCGCGACCCCCATCCCGGTCTGGTTCTGCACCACCTGCGGCGAGATGGTTCTTCCAGCCGACGAGGAACTCCCGATCGACCCGACGGTCGACAAACCGCGGCACCCCTGTCCGAACTGCGGCGGGAACGAGTTCGCCGGCGAGAAGGACGTGCTCGATACCTGGATGGATTCATCCATATCAGTGCTCCACGTCACCGGGTGGGACGGGTCCAACAAAAAACCTCCATACTTCCCGGCACAGATCCGCCCCCAGGGCCACGACATCATACGGACATGGACGTTCTACACCATCCTCCGGGCGAAGGCGCTGGTCGGGAGCCATCCCTGGGAGCAGATCCTCATAAACGGAATGGTGCTCGGTGAAGACGGTTTCAAGATGAGCAAGAGCCGCAATAACATAATCTCCCCAGAGACGATCATCGAGCAATACGGCGCGGACGCCTTCAGGCAGTGGGGAGCAGCCGGCGCAGCGACCGGTTCAGACATCATGTTCAACTGGAACGATGTCGTCGCCGCATCCAGGTTCCAGACCAAACTCTGGAACATCTTCCGGTTTGTCATGGGGCATCTGGAACGTGGCGCCGACCCTGCTGCACCGGTGACCGAACTCTCCGACCGCTGGCTGCTCGTCCGTCTCTCCGGGACGGTCGCAGAGGTCACCGCCGCGATGGAGGGCTACCAGTTCGACCGGGCGCTCAGGGCTATACGGGAGTTTACCTGGAACAGCCTTGCCGACGACTACATCGAGATCGTGAAAGGCCGCCTTTATGGTGATGGTGAAGAGGGAAGAGCAAGCGCCTGCAGCGCCCTCAGGACTACTATGGACGTTCTCTTCCGCCTACTCGCCCCGATCATACCGCACTTCTCCGAAGAGTGCTACCATGCCCTAACCGGGAGGAGCGTGCATAAAGAGACCTGGCCGGAGTTTGAATACACCGATGAGGATGCGCAGCGTAAGGGCGACCTCCTGATGAAGACTGTTGCGGAACTCCGGCGCTACAAGCATGACCGGGGCATGGCCCTGAACGCCCCACTGGGGCACGTGACCGTTTACGCGCCGGAACATCTCGATGATGTCGGTGATGCTGGACGGGCGCTCGTCGCTGACCTGGAGTGGGTAACCGGTACGCCGCAACTCGAGGAGGCGGTGAGCGGCGTCGAGTTCAACATGGCGGTCATCGGGCCGACCCTCCGCGGTCGCGCCCGGGGGTTCATGGAGGCCGTTAAGGCTCTTCCACCGGGGGCTCTCAAAAACCCGCCTGCAACCGTCATGGTCGATGGGGAAGAGGTTGCCGTCCCCCCTGAGGCGTTCACGCCGAAGATCGCCTACCGGGTGGCGGGAGAGGATGTGGAAGTGCTCACGCTCGGGGATCTCGTCGTGACGATCGGACAAAAGCCCTGA
- the tmk gene encoding dTMP kinase: MLITIEGIDGSGKTTLLARLHELLADLDPIVTREPGATWVGDAVRRAIAERMDPITEALLFCADHAAHIDTLIRPALDEGRIVISDRYADSRFAYQPVVLEGVLPDPLDWLRRIHEGWSIRPDRTFLLVLPVDDAISRLDPETKREYFENAGILERVQENYLEIAASDPVRFAIVDALLEEEVVARFVADEIRAFVRSSRRDPRA; this comes from the coding sequence CTGCTGATCACCATCGAGGGGATCGATGGCAGCGGGAAGACCACACTCCTTGCCCGCCTCCATGAACTCCTGGCTGACCTGGATCCCATCGTCACCCGTGAGCCCGGTGCAACCTGGGTCGGTGATGCTGTGCGGCGGGCGATCGCCGAGCGGATGGACCCTATCACTGAGGCGCTGCTCTTCTGCGCCGACCATGCCGCGCATATCGATACGCTGATCCGGCCTGCGCTCGATGAGGGGAGGATCGTCATCTCAGACCGTTACGCCGACTCCAGGTTTGCCTACCAGCCGGTCGTTCTTGAGGGTGTGCTGCCAGATCCACTGGATTGGTTGCGCCGGATCCACGAGGGGTGGTCGATCCGGCCTGACCGGACGTTCCTGCTGGTACTCCCCGTGGATGATGCCATCTCAAGGCTCGATCCTGAAACGAAGAGAGAATACTTTGAGAACGCCGGGATCCTTGAACGTGTGCAGGAGAACTATCTGGAGATCGCTGCATCCGATCCCGTGCGGTTTGCCATCGTCGATGCTCTGCTCGAGGAAGAGGTGGTTGCCAGGTTCGTCGCAGACGAGATCAGGGCTTTTGTCCGATCGTCACGACGAGATCCCCGAGCGTGA
- a CDS encoding HisA/HisF-related TIM barrel protein has product MELILAVDLAGGVVVHGKAGNRSAYRPLTWGLAPSAEPGAYLSSLSPRYIYIADLDSIQGGRPQDDLVRRCAAVVERCYLDRGCRSPADSAAVDGVIPVVGTETAAASIEDLAAYPGGYLSIDIRNGRVLPWGITPVEMLRFASELAFEGCIILNIGAVGTERGLLRGGLEEMRGCYPGRLLYGGGVSGVDDIHLLADTGFDGAIVATAVHRGTMPLEWIRRGQPC; this is encoded by the coding sequence ATGGAACTGATTCTTGCAGTAGATCTTGCCGGGGGCGTTGTGGTGCATGGTAAGGCAGGCAACCGTTCTGCCTACCGGCCGCTGACCTGGGGGCTGGCGCCGTCGGCAGAACCCGGGGCCTACCTCTCCTCTCTCTCGCCGCGGTACATCTACATCGCCGACCTGGACAGTATCCAGGGCGGGAGACCACAGGACGACCTGGTCAGGCGCTGTGCTGCAGTGGTCGAGCGGTGTTATCTGGACCGCGGTTGCAGGTCGCCCGCAGACTCAGCGGCGGTCGATGGTGTGATACCTGTCGTCGGCACCGAGACAGCGGCAGCGAGCATCGAGGACCTTGCGGCCTACCCTGGGGGCTATCTCAGCATCGACATCAGGAATGGCCGGGTGCTCCCCTGGGGGATAACTCCGGTGGAGATGCTGCGTTTCGCATCGGAGTTAGCGTTTGAGGGCTGCATCATCCTGAATATCGGTGCCGTGGGGACGGAACGCGGCCTCCTCCGGGGGGGCCTTGAGGAGATGCGGGGATGCTACCCCGGCCGCCTCCTCTACGGCGGCGGAGTCTCCGGGGTCGATGACATCCATCTCCTTGCCGATACCGGGTTTGACGGGGCTATAGTCGCGACCGCCGTCCATCGCGGCACGATGCCGCTTGAGTGGATCCGGAGGGGGCAGCCCTGCTGA